The following nucleotide sequence is from Trypanosoma brucei gambiense DAL972 chromosome 3, complete sequence.
taaacatacatgtatatacAATTTAGCCGTTTACTCAGAAGAACCCGCTGCAAACGCTGCGCGCGAGCAGGgtaaaagaacaacaatctgaaaaggagaggggaaaatgaaagggggaaaaagagaaatcaaAAATAATGATCATAAAAGTTGACTAACCGCTAACCACTTGACAAAAAGCCGGAGCCAGAGTTCGCCCATAACcaactttcctcccttttcttcccctcccttcactCTAGGTTCACAACTACTCTTTACTTAcccttttgttatttaatACCAACCTACCGTCCGGTGCAGAGTGTTGTCTCCACCAGTATGCGTGCGCCTGTGACACCTTATCCCTCATCTTTTCCTCATCCTGCTAGGACCTGTTCCAACCTTTCGAAAAAGTAGTGTGGAAACAGCCGAAGTTATTCTTCCTGccttcctctttgttttagttttcttatggttttttcctttcgtccttccttccttcttccttccttccttcttcctttttttcttttcctccttgccTTTCTCCCCATCCTCCTTTAGAAACAATACTAAAAGGATGGAAGGTGCATGTAGTCAAATCTAGCACTCGCCACACTTTGCACTCTCACTAACACACGTGCGAAGTCACCTTACCTCTACGCCAGTCTGCCCTTTTCAGTCCACCTTGATGCTTCCATATATTTTGCGAACAAACATAATTCCCGATGTGAGCCCCACTGCTCCCGCTGCCAGCCCATAGGCATACGATATCAATCCCATGTACAAGAAATACAGTaaagaggaagcaaaagtgTGAATTGCCAATTGCGTCATGTAGAAGAAAATCGAGTAAACGAAGAGCGGCACACCGAACCCACCAGGGATAAAGAATGCGGGCCACCACCACTGGTGATTCTCACGGCACAGAACGTAATATAGATGGAACACTGTGACAAGAGCTGTTATGATGACCCAAATAAAGCTCACCAACGCCAGAAACCCAAACACATAATACACCTGCCCAGACCACAGCGCCTGCAGGACAAAGTTGAGCTCTAATATGATTGTACATAGCGGAAAGATGGGAGGAACCACCAGTAAAAACAGAGTCCGATTCATATACGTCTGTGGTGGAATCTCGCGCGCTAAACGGCCAACAGCGACAGGATTAGCGAGGGGCTCCTGGCGGAATGAGAACGAGGCGCCGAGAACGGTAAGCGGAACACTGATAAGAATCCACAGCGACAGTAGAATAAACAAGAGCGAAAATGGAATCGTTCCCGAAGAGCCATGGGAATAATTGATGATATTGGCGAAGGTGTAGACGCCAACGATGGCGCCAGGGAAGGCGCAGCCGCAGAAAAAGATGTGCTTCCACTCACATCGTCCAAAGTATTTGAGCAAGAAGCCGCACACGTACCCAGACACAACTGACATAAACACGAACAGAAATATAACAGCACTCAAAAGAGCACCGCGGCGGGCGGGAGAAAGGAAACCAAGCAAAGCAAATAACATTGTTCCGGCGCTCATGCCCAACACCTGGTACCCATTTCCAGTTAGGGCGGCAAGCAGTGGGGCGCGGTCTGGCGGCCGaaacacatcagcatgaacaAGCTTCCAACCGCtttcctcctcaccatcTTCCAGAACGGGGGAGTTGTAGCGGCTGAAGTCCTTGTGGAGAGTACGCATGAGAATGGTTGCGACAGAGGCGGCACACATGAGCACGACAACTAAACTGCTGCAGACATAAAGCCAGTGAAATGCAGGACTGGAATCTGCAACCGAGCTGTGAAGGTATTCATCCCACCGGGTGGCCCAAATAACATCAGATTTCTCCCATTTGACGCCATACGACCAGTGCACAACGGCTCCCCCACGCACATCATCGGTGGTAAGATAGTCTAACGCGCTCCCAGTGGCGGACATATCCGCATTACAACTCAGCCCGTCATCACTGTGTTTGATGCTATAAGGCGTGGCCTTAAGTCCAACTACCATGAATTTGTTAGGGTCATGAGGTGCATGGTTGTACTTGATCACAAATTCAAGGTGATTGTTAATGAGTGTTTTACCGGTGCAGGCACTGGGCGTGCCAATCCAATAGCCGCGGTAGAAAGTGTGACGCATGTCCTTTGGGACGGAGGCACAATGAGCAAGCAAGTCCGGTGGCACCTCTCCGAAAACGGGAAGGTTGTCGATGTTCATGAAACCGCGATACCCCTTTTCAATGGAGCCCTCCAAGTCATCTATATTACTCAAAATGGTCTTAGTGTTGGCAACTGCGTCACAGTTTGGAAGCACGGTACAGTTCGtgtttttcttcatgtttgTGACGTACAAGGAATTCTGTATACGATCTCCCCATATGATTTCACCGATGGACTCGTCCTTTGTAATGATTTCACTCGGCCTACAGAAGGGAAGCGTGTAGTACTCCTTTGGGAACAACACCTGAAGTGAGCGAAGTGAGTTCACCCAAAAATGAACCTCATCACCTTCAGCATAGTACCTGGGTTGAACGCCTGGAATGTAAAAGGCGTCAGTCACAGCCAATGCAGAGATGAGGAAGGCAAAGACGCCAAGCGCAACACACGAGAAGCGAGTCATTCCGACTGCCTCCGCGTGCGCACGTGGGtaaatatgtaaaaaaaaaaatggcgatACGCTCAAAATAAGTGAAGAGAAGGTTTCtttaatgttgttgttttgggtgTAAGTGAGGGAAACAAAGATGTGGGTCAACAGAGAAGGTGAGAGGTGAAAGCGGTTAGTAAAAGAGCTCAAGAACGAAAAACTGGATTCAATGGAAGtcagagaaaaaatagaatgcACCAAATAGAGCCACGCACCGCGAAGCATGCCCACGTGCAAGTGGTGCTCATTCTTTCAACAGGATGCCGTCCAAGGGACTGCAACACACTTTTCAAATGCGgtgaaagggagggggaacaaCGTAAAAACATGTCCGTAACTATAAATTTTTCGTTACACACGtgccaacgaaaaaaaaaaaggaggtcaGTAAGAACGTGGTACCGGTGACATAGAAACGATGGAAGACAATGACTCCCCAATTCACATCAGCAAAAACTCCCTTCACCACGCCAATGTCAAAAAGCCGAAGGCTGGACAGCAGCCACACCCCCGCTCTCCGCACGAACCACTCGCTGGGGCCTAATTGCGCAACAGCCTTCACCCAAACCTGCACGAGTAAACCCATTTGTATCGTACCCTCGCATTTCCATCACACCAAATCATTGCGCCATGCCGCACGAGTGGGGACGCTGTCGGTTTGACCAGAATTTAGCAAGGCAGACCTCTCAACAGACGTTTTCGCAGGGTTTCCAACATTTTCCCTTGCTCTGTATGCCCCATTTCCCCCAACAGCGCGGGACGTCACGGGTGATGATGCGAGGATGATGTCCTGCAATTCGCAACGCCTACAAATGACAGCTGTCATGCCGCATGTTATGCCAAACCCCGACACCACTGACAACCACCACGCAAAGCCACCGCCCGTTACTCGCCATCCCACCaagcagcagaagaaaaaatagatgGCATAGGTTGTGAAAGCAAAGTCTAGTGCGAATTTACGGCGTTGTATAGTGTGTGCGAGTGGGTAGGACACCACGAGTGCAGTCATCACGTGCATGAAAAAGAACCGCGAGGCGGACCCATCAGCCATGTCCTCAACATGAACCATAAACAATGAACGCAGTGGTATGTGGAAGCAACGACTAAGCAACTTCAAGTATGAAATGTTTTCGCtatgagagaaaaggagcagCAACACGCCTAACGCAACGCGGACCATGGCCATGATCAAAAAGAAGGCACTCACTACATGAAGTATTTGAACGGACACAAAACGTGGATCACTAAGCGATGCCCCCAAAGGGATCGCCATACGTTTCGCTTCACGTTGATACTTTAATCGCGACTGTACCGTCTCGTAACTTGTTTCTCCGCCTCAGCTGCCCGCTCGGAGCCCAGCGCCCCTTTTTGGGTCCACCCaacttgcttttttttcttcttgtctgTTGTCGCCGAAGTCTCTTCagcctccccctcccttccttcactgCTTTTCAGCTCTACCACCAGAGTAATGAAGCAAAGGCATaggggaaaagtgaaaaaaaaacgagtcCGGGAAGAGCATCAGGGAAGCCTGGAACGATACACAAGTACACTGATAATTTCCATTAAAAATGAGAGAGGGTGACGTAGCGGTAGACGCTCCCGTAACAAACTATTTGTCCCCACCAAGAGAAACCCTGACAATAGTCGCGTCCCAGCGAGTTCGCTGCGAGTCGCACACCAACCACCTCTTCTCCGCACAGCACATACACTGGCATCACTCAAGAAGCCCAGACTGCACGATATGTGCCAGGTTGTGCTCCGCGCTTAGCAGAGTGTCCACCGCACGCTGTAGCTCTGCCGGTAGTGGCCTCAATCCACTCCAATGTGATTTTGCCGCGGCCCTAAGCTCTAGAAGTGTACTAAGGGATTCATACCCACGCGTAACAACGGGAACGAAGCCATCCACCACCGCTAAACCCGGCACATCATCCACGACGGCCAAAGTGCGAGGGTCATTGCAACATGCACTGGCCAACAAAAGCGCAAACGGGGTGGTAAATACTCCAAACACCGGTTGGATCATACAGTGAGTGTCCCCACTAGTTGGAATCTTGTCAAACGCGGCAAAACAAGGAAGCGAACTGTAGACGCGGCTGGATGCAGTGGCGCCAGCGCCGGAAGATCCATCTCCGCTTTTTGCCACCACCCCGCCCCGCGGCTGACTAACACCACAAGAAACAAGCAGAGGGGGCGGCACACGCACGTTCAGAACCCTCTTCAGATCCTTAGACTCCACTGTGACCTGCGACGTCGCATTATGAGCTACTGCCCTCTTCTGTACGAAAGCGCGCGGGAATGAGGCAAACGTAACGGCGAGGCGCAGTCGACCCTCCCGTGACGGTGCAAGTCCGTCTGTTAACGGTTGGCATAACGCTTCCGCTGTGGGAATAGGCGAAGAGGTAAGAAGTACCCTGAGAGGGTCAAAGGCGGGCACACTTGCCTCAACGTGCTCAACTAATCGCCGCAGCCTTGGGACTATAATATTAAGGAAGCGCTGCGCATCCTCACTGAGAGCCGACAGCATAAGCTCAAGTACGTCATAACCACCAACCTCACCTCCATGACACGAGGAGCGGTCGCCATCAACAATTGACCCGCGGCCTGTTAGTGAAGAT
It contains:
- a CDS encoding endosomal integral membrane protein, putative is translated as MLRGAWLYLVHSIFSLTSIESSFSFLSSFTNRFHLSPSLLTHIFVSLTYTQNNNIKETFSSLILSVSPFFFLHIYPRAHAEAVGMTRFSCVALGVFAFLISALAVTDAFYIPGVQPRYYAEGDEVHFWVNSLRSLQVLFPKEYYTLPFCRPSEIITKDESIGEIIWGDRIQNSLYVTNMKKNTNCTVLPNCDAVANTKTILSNIDDLEGSIEKGYRGFMNIDNLPVFGEVPPDLLAHCASVPKDMRHTFYRGYWIGTPSACTGKTLINNHLEFVIKYNHAPHDPNKFMVVGLKATPYSIKHSDDGLSCNADMSATGSALDYLTTDDVRGGAVVHWSYGVKWEKSDVIWATRWDEYLHSSVADSSPAFHWLYVCSSLVVVLMCAASVATILMRTLHKDFSRYNSPVLEDGEEESGWKLVHADVFRPPDRAPLLAALTGNGYQVLGMSAGTMLFALLGFLSPARRGALLSAVIFLFVFMSVVSGYVCGFLLKYFGRCEWKHIFFCGCAFPGAIVGVYTFANIINYSHGSSGTIPFSLLFILLSLWILISVPLTVLGASFSFRQEPLANPVAVGRLAREIPPQTYMNRTLFLLVVPPIFPLCTIILELNFVLQALWSGQVYYVFGFLALVSFIWVIITALVTVFHLYYVLCRENHQWWWPAFFIPGGFGVPLFVYSIFFYMTQLAIHTFASSLLYFLYMGLISYAYGLAAGAVGLTSGIMFVRKIYGSIKVD